The Dehalococcoidales bacterium region TAACAAAACCGAAATACGTGAGCTTAGACATACCTACAACACTGCTACAGTAGTGCTACAGTATAGTTCGTAGAAAATTGTAAGGAATTAAGGTTTTACTAGTTGAGGTTGAGATAGTGCCTATGTTGTGGTTTCCAGGATAAAGCCTCGACCAGGCAATGAGTTAATATGTATCCTGTTTGCTGATATCAATTCAACTTTTCGACGTAGCCTGCCAATATAAACCCTAATTGCATCGTTTGAGCCGACATAATCACAACCCCATATTTCATCAGCTAAATCGTCGAAAGATCGCATTTTACCTGGGTTATTAATCAAGCTCTGCATTATCCGATTTTCAGTAGGAGTAAGTTGGATAGATTGATTCATGTAGGACAATTTGGAGTGAATTGCATCTAGATGCAATTTTTCATAAAACAAAATACTATTTTGGGCCACTCCAATTCTTTTTAAAATGGTTTTTATCCTTGCCATCAACTCCAAGAGG contains the following coding sequences:
- a CDS encoding response regulator transcription factor; protein product: MKILVIEDNVTIIESISIGLDVSWPDAQLLSTHLGREGVDLVEKEKPTVVILDIGLPDIDGFEVLRSIRSFSEVPVIILTVNQDEIDVVKGLSLGADDYIVKPFHLLELMARIKTILKRIGVAQNSILFYEKLHLDAIHSKLSYMNQSIQLTPTENRIMQSLINNPGKMRSFDDLADEIWGCDYVGSNDAIRVYIGRLRRKVELISANRIHINSLPGRGFILETTT